TTCTTGACGATTACATTCAGGGTCCGCGGGAGGGTGTCACCGACGAGTATGGGCGCGCCCCGCTCGTGACGACCCGGAACGGCCGGGTCTCAGTGTCCGCTTGTCGAGATACCTTGTACCGGGTTTCACGCCCGTGTTGGCGTGGTGAGGGTTGCCCCCATGACCGTGACCCGACGGAGTGCGAGGCCGCCCACTACTCGCAAATGAGTACGTGCCCGTCGGCCCGCTCTCCCCACGACGTCCGGAGCGGTCGAGTGACGGCGCACAGACTCGCTGACGAGGATCGTTCTCTCGTATCCGATCGGATGGACGCGAGTGAGGACATCCTGGATAAGCACTACGACCGGCGGAGCAAGCGACAGAAAGCGGAGCAACGACGGAGGTTCTTCGAGCTATGAGTTCAACGAAATTCAAGTCACACGGAGAGGAGTACCGCGCGGAAGATACCTCAGTACGGGGAGGGCGGACTTTTGCTGGGACCACGTGAGCAGTCGAAAGTCCATCTTGAGCCGATTTGAACACGCCAGTCGCAGCCTCCCACAGCGACCGGAGAGGGCAAGCAGGAACGTCTGCCGTCTGTTCAACTCGGACACAACACGACGCGATTCGGACGAACTCAGCGACAATAGGCGTCCAGCGGATTCTCGTGGACGATCGTGTCGATGGCCGCGTCCGGGACGTTTGCGGCCCGGAGCTTCGGTAGGAACTTCTCGACGATGTAGGTGTACGGGTCGACTTCGCCGCCGTCGGGTTGGCTGGGGTCGTAGTAGCCTCGGTCCTGGCTCAGTAAGATATTGTCAGTGTATCCGCGCTCAGTCATGTATTCGACGAGATCGATGTACGTTTGATCGTCTTGATCGTGGCCACCGATCCAGTCGTATTCGACGAACGCGCCGCGCTTGGCCGCCCGCTCGTGATAGTCCAGATTTTCCTCGGCGCGGGCGTGGATCCAGATGAACCGCGAGGGGTCGTAGCCTTCCTCCGCGATGATGTCGAGTTGCTGGTGGGCGACGTTACCGTGCAGTGTGTGGCTGCCGATGACAGCGCCCGTTTCGGCACCGGCTCGCGCCGCGGCACGGAGAATCTTCTCTTCGTCGTCTGAGAGGCCCTCGGGATCGTCGTCGTCGGTACTCACCTTGATCCAGGCCGCCCGCACGCCCGTGTCCTCGATCTCGTTGGTCAACTCATCGAGCATCCACTCGGTGAGTTCCGCGACGCCCATCTCTCGGGCCCACTGGGGAATGCTCGTCTCCTGGTAGATCCCCGTCGGCACGACCACGGGGAAGTCTGTCGCCTCTGAGACAGCGAGATCGATGTCGACCCGACGGCCGACGCCTTCGGGCGTACACTCGACGAGGGCGTCGATCCCCGCCTCCTTGGCGCGCTCGATCTCCGGGCCGATGAGTTCGATCACCGCCTCGGGGTCGGTGTCTTTCCAGTTCTCTGCTTCCATCGGCCCGAGGTCGGCGAAGATGTGTTCGTGAGGGACTAACAGACCGATCTCGTCTCGATCGATGGTTCCCTGTGTCGTGCTGAGTTTTCCCATGGACGCTCTCTCGGATGCAGTTGAAAAGTACGTTTTCATCATCTCTTTGAACGAAGCCGGATTCAGCGATGCTGGGTGGCAGCTCCCGCTCTCAGTTCTCCCGGCTTTTTAAAACCGCTCACATCGACAGACTGCGGTCGAATTGTCAGTGTGAACAATAGCACTCTTTTTTCCGTGTCTCGGTTCACAGTTCAGGCGTGGTAACGATGGGTGTCTTCGACCGCGGCAGGTTCAACTTGGGGTCTGAGGATGCTGAGACGCTTCCCTATCTCTGTCTCTCCTGTGAGACGCCGCTGCCCGTCCAGTATCACTCCTGCCCGGAGTGTGGGAGCTACGACGTGCGGCGCGCGAAGTGGGTCGACGATCACTGACGGCGATCCGGTCGGCACTCCTCGGGGAACCTGTCTCGCGATCTCGGTCGCTCGCTGTCGGCGGATCGACCGTCGAGAGCGGATGCTCTACGTATTGGGAGTCCGCTTGCCCGATATCCACTCTCGCTGGCGAGCCACGACCCCTGGCCGGTGGGTCGCCAGATTCTTGGTCTCGCTGTCGGAACGCCCAGCATGCGATTTCCGAGCGAAATCGTCGTCGATCGTTTCTTGCCGACGGCCAGGGCCATGCTCGCTGGCGAATTGTCCGCGCACGGACTCACCCAACAGGAGATCGCCGATCACCTCGGCGTGACTCAGGCCGCCGTCAGCAAGTACGTCGGTGGCGACGTTGCGGTCGAGTCCCGATTTAGTGAGGACCCGCGAATGCAGTCGACCATCGACGAGATCGCCGCCGGCTTCGCGGACGGGTCGATGGACGCCTACGACGCGCTGGGTGAATTGTTGGACGTGATCCGGGCCTTCGAGGATCGGGGACCGATCTGTGAGATTCACGAGGAGGCGGTCCCGGCACTGGCCGGCCTGGGTTGTGACCTGTGCCTGCGCGGCCACGACGAAGCGGTCGCCGACGAGCGGGCAGTCCTTTCGACGGTCCGCTCGGCCACACGGCTGTTGGCTGACGAGACGGCGATGGTCGCGTCGGTACCAAACGTCGGGACGAACGTGGGCATGGCCCTGCCCGACGCCGAGGACGAGCGAGACGTGGCGGCCGTACCGGGTCGAGTCCACGCGATGCGCGGCCGGATCAACGTCCCTGCGAACCCGGAGTTCGGTGGCTCTCAACACGTCGCCCGGACAATCCTGGCGGCGATGGCCGTCGATCCGTCCAAGCGCGGGGCGTTGAACCTCGCGACCGACGAATCGCTCATCGGGGCCGCACGGGATCGTGGCATCGACCCCCTTCAGTTCGACGCCGGCTACGAGAACCGCCGCGAGCGCCTCGAAGCCGCGTTCCGTGATCGTGACGCGGTGCCAGCAGTCGTCTATCACGAGGGGGCGTTCGGGATCGAGCCGATCACCTATGTGCTCGGGACGGATGCCCTCGAAGCCACGCAGCTGGCGATCGAGCTGGTCGGCGCTGGGAAAGCCTAACCGATGGGACCCGGCCGTCACTGGTGATTCCTTTCGTGGATGTCCCGCTCGCGACGGCCCCTCAGCGGTCGATGTGGACCGGGATCCACCACACCCGCGACCGCCCACCCACTTTCTTGCTCGTGATATCCGTCGACGCTTCGAGGTCGTGCAGTTTGTTCAGTGCCGTCCGACGAGAACACCCAAGCGCCTCGGCCACCTCGCTTGCGGTCAGTGGCTCGGCGTAGTCGTCCCGGTCTTTGAACACCGCTGTTACGTCCTCGACGGCGTACTCCGTTTCGCGGCCTGATCCACTCATACGGTCCGATAGGACGGCCGCCTACTTAATTTCTCACGTAGGAACTGTCCGTCTGGACAGATGTCTACCGGTCTCAGCCGACCGCATCACTGGGTCGCCACGGTCTTGACCGCCTCGAGACGCTTGTGACTCCTCCTGTTCACAACGGCGGCATGTGCGATGCGGGCGACGGATAGTCCAGAGAGAATCGGAGCGACGGAGGTATCGACCCGGCCGAAACGACTAGAACGCTCTCTCACGGTTTCCCCTCCTTGGGCCATCTGGCGGTGGCTACGGAGCGCTGACAGCCACGACGGGAGACGAAAACAGGGGGCGAGCCCGAACACTCACAGTCCTCGACAGAGTACCTCAGCGAAACACATGGATCGTCGTCGCGGTCTCGTCATCGTCGTCACTGTGTTCGGTCTAATCGCCCTGACGCTGGCTGCAGCGACGCTGACGGATCCGACAGTCAACACCGGTGGTGGGGGGAATTCGGTTTCAGCGGTAACGGGACGGGCGGATTGTTCTCGGGGGCGGACAACCAATCGTCGGTCGATGTCGTCGTTCCGCCGGGTGTCCTGCCAGTGTTTCAGGTCTTGGCCGTTGCATTGACCCTGCTCGCGGTCGTCGTCGCCTTTCGAACGTTCTCCTGGAGTGACCTCGCCCGCGTCATACTCGCGGTGATAGCTGTGCTGTTCGGCTGGCTGTTGGTGACGTTGCTGGAGTTGCTTGCCGGCTCTTTTGAGCGGAGTGGCGGAGTACGGCCGGCCGGCATTTGTTTTCCTGGCTGCCCTGGCGGTCTTCTTCGTCCCCAGTCTGGGCGAGCAACTGTCGACCAGTCATCTGGCGGTCATCGTCATCGGGCAATCGTTCTGTTCCGGGCCGCCCCGGCCATCGGGCTGGCTGGCCCCAACTCGTCGGCACACTGCTGCTGTTGTTGATCGGTGCCGGGTTCATCATCTCCTCACTTCGTCTTTGATCGGTCCTGACGTGTCGGCGGTGACTTCGACACTTTTTCTACGGTACCGCCGGACGGTCAGACAGTGTTAACGGGTGTCAATCGGTGAGACGAAACCGCCAGCGCGTCCTCGTCGGTGTGACAGTCATTTTGGCCGTGCTTGCGACTGTTATCGTTGCGGCGGCGGTCGTTCCGACCCAGACCGCAGAGCGTCAACCTGGTAACGGGTCGGGTGGCGTATCCCTCGACCAGCCGTCTCAGGAGCCCAACGAGTTCGACATCACGGTCGATATCCCGCCACTGGTTCGGCCCATCGCCGTGGCGCTGCTTGTCGGGTTCACCGCCGTTGGGCTGTTCGTGCGGATACAGACCCTTACGCTCAAGGGCGTCGTGACATCGCTTTTGGCGGCTGGGGTCGTTTTTGCCGTCCTCCAACTCATCGACCTCTCGTTGCGCTTTCCGGGGTCGGGCCGCCAGCCCCAGAACGTCACGAATGGCACTGGTCCGGGCGGGTCGGGATCGGTCAATCCCGTCGCTCCGGGCGTCGATGTGCCGATCGTGGCGCTGGGGGGGATCGCGGTCGTTCTCCTCGGGGCAGTGGCACTGCTGGTCCTCTCTAGTGGGCGGTCGGAGTCGACCGAAGCGGCGTCCGTCGACGACCAGGCGTCGGTCGATGAGCTGGACGCCGTCGGATCGGCTGCCGGCCGGGCGGCGTCGCGCTTGGCAGCCGGTGTCGATTCGACGAATGCCATCTATCGTGCTTGGGCTGAGATGGCCGACGCCCTCGCAGTGTCGGAGCCGGAAACGACGACCCCGGGCGAGTTCGCGGAGGCGGCGATCCAGGCTGGCATGGATCCCGACGACGTGCAGGAACTCACACGTCTCTTCGAGGCCGTCCGATACGGTAACGTGCCGCCCTCGCCCGATCGGGTCGAGCGCGCCGAGGATGCGCTCCGACGGATCGAAGCCGCGTACGCTACGCCAGAGAGGTCTGGCCAGCGGACGAGTCCCGACGAGACTGGCCCACAGGAGGAGCGACGATGACCGGGCAGCGAGACATGCTATCTGACGCCGCCGAAGCACCCACCGTAGCGAGTGACGACGAAACCGAACAGCGTATCGAGTCGCTTCTCTCTCCGGTGATCGGTGCGATCGGGACTCTCCTCGTCGGCGTTGGGTTAGTCGTCGTCTGGAATCCGTCGCTCGTCGAGATCTCGATCGAATACCTGGCCGTCTACGTGATCTCGGTGGTCGCGGTCATCGCGGGCATCTGGTACAGCTATCGCCGGATCGTCTCCTCGGTGTCGGAATCGACGCCTCCGACTGTCGAAGCCCGCTCGACGACGTCGGTTCCGGGGTCGACGTTCGATCGGCTCCTTGGCGGGCCATTTCCGACACAGGCCGATCGAATCAAGGCCCGCCGGCGCGTTTCGAAACGCCTCCGGCGGGTGACGACCGACGTCCTCGATTCGACCAGTGCCGATCGTGCTGTGGGCTCGATCGAGGCGGCCCTCGCCGACGGGACCTGGAGCGACGACCCGGTGGCCGGGGACTTTTTCGCCGAACAGACCGGCGATCGCACTCTGCGTGACCGTCTCGAGACCGTCCGTCTCGCTCCACACAATCCCTTTGTTCTCGGCGTCGAGCGAGTCGTCGGGGACTTGGCGGACCGCTACCTGCCCGAGCGAACGACAGACGGGTTCGACTCCCCCGAGACGGCCCCACACACGCGGCGCCCTTCGACGTTCGGTACCGTTCGCTCGACGGGGCGGTGGCGCGGGTTGGGTGCTGTCGCGTTGCTCGCGATTGGGCTCGGAGCCGGCCTGGGCAAGCCGGGATTGTTGCTGGTTGCCGGGCCGTTGTTGCTCGTCGTCGGCTACGCGGCCATGGATGTCGAGCCTCCACAATCGATCACTGTCGAGCGGACGATCGAACCGACCGATCCCGACCCCGGCCAACGCGTTCAGGTCCGCGTTACCGTTCACAACGATTCCGGGCGGTGGGTCCCGGATCTCCGGATCGTCGATGGCGTCCCGGCCGGGATGACCGTCGTCGAGGGCTCACCACGACACGGCACCGTCTTGCGTCCGGGGGCCTCCACGTGGTTCGAGTACTCAGTGCAGGCTGCGCGTGGCCCGCATACCTTCGAGTCGCCCTATACGATCACGCACAACCTCTCGGGCTCGATCGAACGCACGTTTCGGACGGCGACCGAGGGCGATCGAACCGTCACCTACGGGCTCCGGCCGGATTTCGAGGCGACGGTTCCGCTCCGCCAACAGGCTTCGAGTCACGTCGGTCGCGTCCTGACAGACGTCGGTGGGAGTGGGCTCGAGTTCCATTCCGTTCGGGAGTATCGTGCCGGTGATCCCCTTTCGCGCATCGACTGGAACCGGGCCGCCCAAGGACAGGGACTCGCGACGCTGCAGTTCCGCGAGGAACGCTCGGCGACGGTCGTGTTGCTGATCGATACGCGCGCCGCCGCCTACGTCGCTCCCGACGAGCAAGCGCCATCCGCCGTCGATCGGAGTGTTCAGGCGGCCGCGAAAGTGTTTCGGGCCTTGCTGAATGCCGACGACCGGGTTGGATTGGCTGCCCTGTCTCCCCGGGGGTGTTGGCTGTCCCCGGGCGCCGGGCACGTCCACTGGGCACGGGCAGAGACGGTACTCACCGATGACCCGGCGTTTTCGACCCAGCCACCGACCCAGGCGTTTCACCCACACGTCCGGCTGCCGAAACTCCGCAAGCGCCTCCCCGCTGACGCTCAGATCGTCATGTTCTCGCCCCTCTGTGACGAGGAGAGTACCGCGGTCGCACGCCAGTTACAGGCCCAGGGCTATCCGATGACAGTGATCAGCCCGGATCCGACGAGCGACGGGACCGCCGGCCAGACCGTCGGGCGCATCGAACGAACGCTTCGCCTTTCGACCCTCCGGAAGACGGATGCCCGCGTCGTCGACTGGCAGCCAGCGGAGCCACTGCCACTGGCGTTTGACCGTGCCCAACGGCGGTGGTCGCGATGAGTCGAGCCGCTGGGCCCTCGCGGTTCGGCGTGGCGATGACACTCCTGCCAGCCGTGGTCTGTCTGGTATCGATATCGGGCAACGGCGCGGGCTTCGTCCTCGCTATCGCCGGGACGCTCGGAGCCCTCGTGGGGGTCGAACGCGGGCGTCGACTCGTCCTCGGTGTCGGTGTAGCCGGACTCTTCGCTTCGGTTCTGGTCGCTGGCGTCGCGGGCTATGACCCCACACTCGTTGCCGTCGCCGGAAGTGGCGCCGTGTTGACGTGGGATATCGCCGAGCACGCGATCGGCATTGCCAGACAACTGGGTACCGGCCCCGACCGCCGTCGCCTCTTGCTTGCACACACTGTCGGGAGTACGATCGTGGCTGTTGGCGCACTCGCGGTCGTCCTGGTCGGCTTTTCCGTGACACCGCGGGACTTGCCACTGGTTGCGGTCGTGTTACTACTCGCTGGATTGCTCGCGCTCGTTCCGGCACTCAAAATCGGGAGATAGGCGAGTGCGGTCGCCTCCGCCCAGACGACGCGGCTCTCTTGGCGTGTTCTCAGACCGTCGGGACGGGGGTGTCTTCGAGGACGTAATCGACGACGGCGGATTTGGCGATGTCGTCGACGCGTGCGTCGGGGGTCAATACGATGCGATGAGCGAGTGCCGGCTGGGCGACGCGTTTGACGTCGTCCGGCGTGACGTATTCCCGGCCGACCAGGGCCGCCCGCGCCCGGCTCATCTCCAGTAGCCGCTGACTCCCACGCGGGGAGACACCGACCTCGACGTGGCGGTGGTCACGCGTCGCTCGCGTGATCTGGACCATGTACCCCAGCAGGTCTGGTTCGACGCGAACGGACTCGGGAGCCGCCCGAAGCGCCTGGACTTGTGCGGGGTCGAGGACCGTCTCGACGGACGGACTCTGTTGGTCACGATCGAGACGCCGCTGGAGGAGTTCTCTCTCGCCGTCTGCCTCTGGGTAGCCCATCGTCGTCTTGATCGCGAAGCGATCGACCTGTGCTTCGGGCAACTCGAAGGTCCCCTCCATATCGACGGGGTTCTGGGTCGCGATCACGAAAAACGGCTCCGGGAGCTCGTGGGTTTCGCCGTCGACGGTTACTTGGCCTTCTTCCATGGCTTCTAGCAGTGCGCTCTGCGTTTTCGGCGGTGCGCGGTTGATCTCGTCGGCAAGGACAACGTGGGCAAAGATCGGGCCGTCGCTGAACTCGAAGGTCCGGTCGCGCTCGTTGTAGACGTGGGTACCGGTGACGTCGGCTGGGAGCAGATCCGGTGTGAACTGGATGCGTGAAAACGAGACGCCAAGCGTTTCGGCGAGCATCCTGGCAGTCAGTGTCTTGCCCGTTCCGGGGACGTCTTCGAGCAGGACGTGGCCGCGCCCGAGCACGCCAACGAGGACTGTTTCGAGAAACTCGCGGTCGGTGATCACTGCCGATTCGATCTCGTCGAGAAGTCTATTGCAGGTCTTACTCGCCTCGGAAACGTCCATGTCCCGGCTCTCTGTTGGGCGTAACTTAGTGATATCGGGACCGAACTGGGATCGAAACGGATAAACACGACAGCAGTGTACCCGACATTGTTGCCGAGGTAGCCTAGCCTGGCCAAGGCGCCTGCCTCGAGAGCAGGTGTCCTCTCGGACTCGAGAGTTCAAATCTCTCCCTCGGCGCTTCTACTTCCGAACGGACGTGAGGAAGTTGTACAACGCGGGAGTTTGAACGTTGCAAGACGCGCGCAGCGAAGCGAGCACGTCTTGCTGGAGTTCAAATCTCCCCCTCGGCGCTCTCTGAACTCGCCCCGTGAGCAGAGTGCTCGCTCTCGTCGTCTGATTCCTGTGTCGCGGTGATGTGAGATTTGAACCAGCGAATCGAGCACAGCGAGAGTCACGCTGTGCAACTCTCTTGGCACTTTTTGGCGACGAACGACGGCCACCGCGAGCCGGCCTTCCGTTACGCCAGCAGGAACAGGATGAAGCTGAGTGCCATCACTGCGAGGATGAACGCCCCCGCCATCGCACCACCCAGCGAGACGACCGCGTTCGCGGTGCTGGCCAGTGTTTCGGTTCGGTCGTTACCAAAGACCGTTACTTCGGCCTGTTCGCTCTCCATCCCGGCCTCGACCGGTTCGAGATCGTCGATGGCCTCGGCGACGAGGTTGTCAATCAATTCGAGTACCTTCGCTTTCTCGATCGCGTCGCCGACCTGGTTTTCGGCCTCGACAGTGTTGACGATGTGTGTGTCCGACGTCATCACTTCAAGGAGATCCACCGAGTCGATCGTCTCGACGATCTCCTCACGCAGCCCGGGCTCCATGTTGTTCCCGTCGATCAGGACGTAGGCCGTCGTCTGTCCGTCGACGTCGATGACCGCGACGCGAGCGCCGAGTGGACCGATCCCGTCTTGGGGTTCCCAGGGGGTTTCGTCCCAGGCTGTGCCAAGCCGGAGCGGCCCCTGGTCGGCGGCTGCGAGCCGTTCGCCCAGCCGATCGGCCCCGTGGATCAACTCGAAGGAGCGCTCGCCGCCGGGGACGACGTGGCCAAGGTTGGGGCCTTCGAGACCGTTGTTGCAGTTGTGGGCGTCGGCGAGCATCACGTCTTCGAGGTGGCCGGCTCGCGCTTCCGCCCGGGCGGACAGGCCCACCGCGTACTCGATGTCGTCGGCGAAAGCGGGCGAGAACGTGACCGTTGTAAAGGCATCGTCACCGAACGCATGCCCGGTCAGCGTGGCTTCCCCTTCCTGGAGGCGCTGGCCCTGGGTCGCCGTCTCGCTGTATTCGATCCGATCGTGGGCTGTTGTCGCCGCTTCCAGAATCGAGTCGACTTCCCCCTCGGTGACGAGGTTGAAGTCGTGACCGGCGGTTGCGTGTGGCGGAAAGCCCAGACCGTCGGCCTCGTTCGCGATTCGCTCTGGGAGGTTCCCGCCACCGATATCACCCATTGGCCCAGGGTGAATCATCGGGAGGACGAACCGCGCTTTCTCGTCTCCATCGGGCCGACGGAACGAAAGTACCGTCACCGGGACGAGCGCGTCTTCTCCGATTTCCTCGAAGAAGCTTTCGAGTTCCTGGGATCCCTCCGCGATATGGCCGATAAACCCCTGCAAGAAATCCAGCGCGCTGACGCCCAGGCTTCGCCGCCAGGGCTGATCGATAACCACGAGGAACAGCCACACGGCGAACCCATAGAACCCACAGAGCAGCCCAAGTAGCACGAAGTCACTGGGGAGGACGACCAGCAGCTCCGGGGGTGCCTGCTCCGGCCGTGAGAGGAACGACCTGGCGAGCGGGCCACCGACTTCGAGATAGCGCATCGTCCCGCTGTAGACGAACAACAGAGCGGCCGCCACGACGGTCTGGATGCTGGCAGGAACCATCGCCACCAGGAGGCGGTGGCGCGAGACCGCCATGACGATCAACAGGCGCACGGCGAAGACCGCCGCTAGCGCGAACAGCAGCGCGTCGAAGACGAAGATCTGTCCTAGCGGAGTCAGGACGGTCGCGATGCTCGCGGCCGTCAAAATGGCTATCACGAGCAACTCACAGCCGAGGGCGAGCAGTGACGCCCGATTGGGCGTCAGTTGGCCACCGAACGCCCGATCGATGTAGGGCGTAAAGACGCCGGCGGCCAGCGTCGGAAGTCCGATGTAGAACACTCCTTCCCAGGCGTTTTCGAGGAGGTATCGCGAATCGAAGGCCGCGAGTCCAGCGATGGCGGCCAGTAGCAGCGCGAAGCTGATACTCGAGTACCACCGCGGCGCGCGAAAGATATAGCGGGAGAGCTGGGCGAGATCACCCTGCGTTGCCGTCATTGCTACGAGTGGGATGCCCGATCCGCTTAAAAGTATCTACCCGTGTACGCCACTTGTGTCTGTCTCACTCACACAGGGCCAGGAAATTCTCGAAGACTTCCTGGCCGCGTTCGGTGTGTGCGACCTCGGGGTGCCACTGGACGCCGTACAGATCGCGGTCCGTGTCGCTCATCGCTTCGACGCCACAGACTCCAGAGGTAGCCGTCCGCTCAAAACCAGTCGGCACGTCTTTGACCTCGTCAGCGTGGCTGGCCCACACGCGTGTTTCCGGCGCCAGTGACCCGACAAGTGGGTCCGCGTCGTCGAGAATCTCGACCGTGACGTCGGCGTAGCCACCGTATTCGCCCGAGTCGACACGGCCATCGAGTTCCCTCGCCAGAATCTGCATACCGAGACAGATCCCGAAGATCGGCACGTCGAGATCCAGATAGGCCGGGCAGTTGCCGATACGATCCATCGACGGGCCACCCGAGAGTACGAGACCGTCACCGTCGATCTCTTCGGGTGGGGTCGTATTGTCCACGAGATCGACTTCGACGCCCAGATCGCGCAGGGCACGCTGTTCGAGATGCGTAAACTGGCCGTGATTGTCGATGACGTCGATGCGAGTCATGGGGAGCGATAGCGCCCTTCCGGATAAATATCCCCGGAAACATCTCTGAGAGGGCCACCGAGAAGCGAGCGCCACGGCTCTTGTCCGTCCGATCGCTGTTGGATCTCGTGGGTGCTATCGGTTTCTCGGGGTCGGGACTGCTCGGCGCAAACAGAGCGTCACGGTCGATCCGTCTTCGCTACGGTCCAGGTCGAGCCGACCGTTGTAGCTTTCGACGATCCAATTGGCGAGCCACAGTCCAAGCCCCTGGCTGTGTTGTAAGGGCGTCTCGGTCCCGTTTTTGAGCGTATCGAAATCTGTGGCCGGGAGGTGATTGTCCGGATCGACAATCTCGATCGCCGTCCAGCCGGGATCGCCGTGTTCGATCGTGACGAGCAGATCGGCACCCGGTTGGCCGTTGCCGATGGCCGTTTCGAACACGTTTTCGATAGCCGTTTCGAGCATCCAGTCGCCCTCGACCCAGGTCTGGTCGGGCATGTCTGTCTCGATGGTGACGTCATCGTGGGCTTGTTCGATCGCGATCACGCGCCGCGAGACGAACGCCGCTGCGTCGACCGGGTGTCGCTGGCGATTTTCTCCCGTTACTGCCAGTTCTATCTCCTGGGCCTTCTCCGAAAGTATCATCACGTCGTCTATTTTCCGGCGGATCGCCCGTACCGGCTCAGAGGACTGTTTCGACTCGTTCCCGTCGAGCTGGTCGAGATGGCCCAGAATAACGGTCATATCGTTGCGCAGATTGTGTCGCAACGCTCGGGAGAGCACTTCCGTACTTTGGGTGAGTGTCGTCGTCGAACGGTCGTACTCCCGGACGATCCCGAGGGCGGCACCACTGGCACCGCCGATGGCGATGGAACTCGCCAGAATCGCCGACTCGGGGACCCGAACCGAACGAACCCATCCACCTGCAGGACGACCAGATTTGATAACGTCAACACGCCGATTCCCAGTCCTGCGTGCGTCGCAACCCGCCAGATCTGCTCGCCGTGCATGTGACACTGGTCGAGCCAGTAGCCGGCAGTTGCGAGGACGAGTGCTGCCAGCAGCCCCATCCCACCCACGATCAAGATGGGCGGACTCGACCCAGCCACATTCAGCGTCGGGACGAACAGCGCGCTCAGCACGATTCCGGTCGCCATCACGTAATTGACGCCGAGCACCTGTTTCGTCACG
The sequence above is drawn from the Halorhabdus sp. CBA1104 genome and encodes:
- a CDS encoding ATP-binding protein; the encoded protein is MSHARRADLAGCDARRTGNRRVDVIKSGRPAGGWVRSVRVPESAILASSIAIGGASGAALGIVREYDRSTTTLTQSTEVLSRALRHNLRNDMTVILGHLDQLDGNESKQSSEPVRAIRRKIDDVMILSEKAQEIELAVTGENRQRHPVDAAAFVSRRVIAIEQAHDDVTIETDMPDQTWVEGDWMLETAIENVFETAIGNGQPGADLLVTIEHGDPGWTAIEIVDPDNHLPATDFDTLKNGTETPLQHSQGLGLWLANWIVESYNGRLDLDRSEDGSTVTLCLRRAVPTPRNR
- a CDS encoding GMP synthase subunit A — translated: MTRIDVIDNHGQFTHLEQRALRDLGVEVDLVDNTTPPEEIDGDGLVLSGGPSMDRIGNCPAYLDLDVPIFGICLGMQILARELDGRVDSGEYGGYADVTVEILDDADPLVGSLAPETRVWASHADEVKDVPTGFERTATSGVCGVEAMSDTDRDLYGVQWHPEVAHTERGQEVFENFLALCE